In Athalia rosae chromosome 6, iyAthRosa1.1, whole genome shotgun sequence, one DNA window encodes the following:
- the LOC105690504 gene encoding PH-interacting protein isoform X3, translating into MEGQRSRNESVIAPELYFLIAKFLDSGPCQESAKLLKRELERTKILPQRIDWEGNSHSQTFEELGRQYSHIGPQHLLQICARIGPVLEKEVPPCIPGAISLLGAGRQSLLRTREDLARQVFGILAYSIRRGGQPIIDTPGLTRCYNIVRVLQGRENSGPLIRRQALPTRFYSKMQLYRHTLGHLSAVYCVLYDRTGKYIMTGADDLLVKVWSAIDGRLLATFRGASSEIMDIAVNFNNTLLAAGSLDRILRVWCFQTMSPVAVLSGHSGMITSVNFCPILCNGVNYLVSTSTDGSVAFWPHTKNGNERAVFQSKPIQYHEKMRPGQAQMICASFSPGGAFMAAGSADHNVRVYAMLGDEGPRRVLEVEAHTDTVDSIQWAHYGLRFISGSKDGTANVWHFEQQQWVNRRLLMTTKLPGEPEVDDDTNKKAKVTMVSWDVTDEWVITAVNDSSLKVWDSKTGELRQVLKGHRDEVFVLESHPLDPRVLLSAGHDGQLIIWDILSTEPVATFQNFIEGQGHGAVFDAKWAPDGTMLAATDSHGHLLLYGFGSGVEKRKIVPKELFFHTDYRPLIRDSNHYVLDEQTQTAPHLMPPPFLVDVDGNPYPPALQRLVPGRENCRGEQLVPNIAVGAGGMQEVIEGLPGFEPRSNIDRLIEALAQRQNINAEGENVGEDENQGEPPLRHMASPRGSRSGLRRAGDVEGVRQSSGNWQRDNTTPWNKPILAKPISAGVLNTLTKTLNASAEMELEHWRREMRRRPAATNPTEGLSGVRGPLGNRRKNRGTRHGYRTRAARGEDREDDEFEQNPDNVDVTGSSASSNSNDSSAHEEDMCSDTSSSESSSEYSDWIADHGVNLEPPKRSKRRPVKKRSVTPPSESDRRRSQRPRKKIIPVPNVIGEVPEAFRPPEWLSAIIPRKAPYYPQMGDEIVYFRQGHQFYIDAVRKKKVYELSPRCEPWSKMNIRAQEFVKVVGIKYEIRPPRLCCLKLAVMDEDGRLTGDNFTIKYHDMADVLDFLVLRQTFETALARSWYEGDRFRCMIDDGWWMGQIQSMGPLDESFPESFFMCFRVRWDNGEFERMSPWDLEPIDEERLPAEIGGAVPVLAEEIEATLYQPHAEEWPMGDREATCRRIIRGLDQVMTLAIAEPFVAPVDLDIYPAYAFVVEYPIDLSTIKARFENHFYRRITSAQFDVRYLATNAEQFNEPHSQIVKQARIVTDLCLRIIKDMSEVDVPAVYHQLVDTYQSSDSDGDTVDKNKPSTSGQQPSSSRNLRSQETIHDWKLACRQLLESLWQCEDSIPFREPVDRLEHPDYYQIIDTPMDLRTVKEDLLGGNYETPLEFSKDMKLIFTNSKNYNTNKRSRIYSMTVRLSAMFDEHMRRIVYNWKSARRRNEINNANARGKRKTGTRLTNGAGPSRVRPPTSADEEEEDVNVDNIDESDKEHTPKSNRSSQNVDGPGPSRLANGHSSRGGGASRPKIRLRISRKTPMKNKRNSDSDQSDTEASIESESSDSAPMRKTRGARRTVGNNEASDSDSGDSYKPGGRGKQTRKNRAKNGKSSRQNKPKPKPFVVADDEEDDDEENQFFEPGSTEDESEAEEVVKRSSKRQLRKIPPAQESSRQQLKNNVAQDDDDEDEEESDDEKSKAEESDDDSDRKEIRRPSVAQRLGIVEESDSEDSDTPFKSSRTKRNERVSRDSDSQDAIPQSRRSVKRPRYNVDSDESNSVPVRNRRKIKRRYYNEDSDESVPAEPAISISSRGRVRKMTARARAFLLESP; encoded by the exons atGGAGGGACAAAGGTCGAGGAACGAGTCAGTTATTGCTCCAG AGTTGTATTTCCTAATCGCCAAGTTTCTTGATTCTGGACCGTGCCAGGAATCTGCCAAA ctACTGAAACGTGAATTAGAACGAACTAAG ATTTTACCGCAAAGAATCGACTGGGAAGGAAATTCACATAGTCAAACATTCGAGGAATTG GGACGTCAATATTCGCATATAGGTCCGCAACATTTACTTCAAATATGTGCTCGTATCGGTCCAGTACTCGAAAAAGAAGTGCCTCCATGTATACCAGGAGCTATATCCCTGCTTGGAGCAGGTCGTCAGTCCTTGCTCAGAACAAGAGAAG atCTTGCGCGCCAAGTATTTGGGATTTTGGCTTATTCCATAAGACGAGGAGGCCAACCAATTATAGATACACCTGGACTTACAAGATGTTACAATATTG TTCGTGTACTacaaggaagagaaaattcagGTCCACTAATTAGGCGTCAAGCATTGCCTACTAGATTTTATAGCAAAATGCAGCTGTACAGACATACACTCGGACATTTATCGGCAGTATATTGTGTACTCTATGATCGTACTGGCAAGTATATTATGACTGGAGCTGACGACTTGCTTGTTAAAGTATGGAGCGCAATAGATGGTCGGCTTCTCGCAACTTTTAGAGGTGCTTCTTCGGAAATAATGGACATTGCTGTTAATTTTAACAATACCCTTCTGGCTGCTGGGAGCTTGGACCGAATCTTGAGAGTTTGGTGCTTTCAGACAATGTCTCCA GTTGCTGTGTTGTCAGGACATTCCGGTATGATAACATCCGTTAATTTCTGTCCCATATTATGTAACGGCGTGAATTATCTTGTATCTACAAGTACTGATGGTTCGGTGGCCTTTTGGCCTCATACTAAAAACGGCAATGAACGAGCTGTGTTTCA ATCAAAACCTATTCAGTATCATGAAAAAATGAGGCCTGGTCAAGCACAGATGATATGTGCGTCATTTAGTCCTGGTGGAGCCTTCATGGCAGCAGGATCTGCAGATCATAATGTGCGTGTATATGCTATGCTGGGGGATGAAGGTCCACGCAGAGTACTTGAAGTAGAGGCACACACGGATACAGTCGATAGTATTCAATGGGCTCATTACGGTCTTAGATTTATATCGGGATCAAAAGACGGCACAGCTAATGTTTGGCACTTTGAGCAACAACAATGGGTCAACCGACGGCTTCTTATGACAACCAAACTACCTGG agAACCAGAGGTAGATGACGATACAAACAAGAAAGCTAAAGTAACAATGGTCAGTTGGGACGTCACCGATGAGTGGGTGATTACGGCAGTGAATGACAGTTCGCTAAAAGTATGGGATTCAAAGACTGGAGAGCTTAGGCAAGTCTTGAAAGGTCATCGTGATGAAGTGTTTGTATTGGAATCTCATCCATTGGATCCAAGAGTGTTATTAAGCGCTGGTCACGACGGACAGTTAATTATATGGGACATCTTGAGCACTGAGCCTGTGGCTACTTtccaaaatttcattgaagGTCAAGGTCATGGAGCagtttttgatgcaaaatGGGCACCTGATGGAACGATGCTTGCAGCCACAGACTCTCATGGTCACCTCCTTCTTTACGGGTTTGGCTCAGGCGTTGAGAAACGAAAGATTGTTccaaaagaattatttttccatacggATTATCGCCCACTTATCAGAGATTCGAATCATTATGTTTTGGACGAACAAACTCAAACAGCACCTCATTTAATGCCGCCACCATTCCTCGTTGACGTTGATGGTAATCCCTATCCCCCGGCATTACAGCGACTAGTCCCGGGTAGGGAAAATTGTAGAGGAGAACAATTAGTTCCCAACATAGCAGTTGGTGCTGGAG GCATGCAGGAAGTTATCGAAGGTTTACCAGGATTCGAACCACGATCGAATATTGACAGGCTAATAGAAGCTCTTGCACAAAGACAAAATATTAATGCTGAGGGAGAAAATGTAGGGGAAGATGAAAATCAAGGTGAACCACCTCTTCGACATATGGCTAGTCCACGAGGTAGTAGATCTGGGTTGCGCCGAGCAGGTGATGTAGAAGGAGTACGGCAAAGCAGTGGAAACTGGCAGAGAGACAATACAACACCTTGGAATAAACCAATTCTTGCCAAACCAATCAGTGCTGGTGTTCTCAATACTCTTACCAAAACACT CAACGCTTCAGCAGAGATGGAACTTGAGCATTGGAGACGCGAGATGAGACGTAGACCAGCAGCAACAAATCCTACGGAAGGATTGAGTGGAGTACGTGGTCCTTTGGGTAATCGTAGAAAAAATAGGGGTACCCGTCATGGCTACAGGACAAGAGCTGCCAGAGGAGAAGATCGAGAAGATGACGAATTCGAG CAGAACCCAGACAATGTAGATGTCACAGGCAGTTCAGCAAGTAGTAATAGTAATGACTCATCAGCTCACGAAGAAGACATGTGCTCGGATACGTCTAGTTCTGAATCTAGTAGCGAATATTCTGATTGGATTGCTGATCATGGTGTGAATCTTGAGCCCCCAAAGCGGAGTAAAAGACGACCTGTTAAAAAACGATCTGTAACCCCGCCGAGTGAGTCTGATAGAAGACGTAGCCAACGACCTAGAAAGAAG ATAATACCAGTACCTAATGTAATCGGTGAGGTACCCGAAGCATTCCGACCACCGGAATGGCTTTCCGCTATAATTCCGCGTAAGGCACCCTACTATCCTCAGATGGGAGATGAAATAGTATATTTTCGTCAAGGTCACCAGTTTTATATCGATGctgttagaaagaaaaaagtttacgAGCTTAGTCCACGGTGTGAACCATGGTCAAAGATGAATATAAGG GCACAGGAGTTTGTGAAAGTAGTCGgtataaaatacgaaataagACCTCCGCGACTATGCTGCTTAAAGTTGGCAGTGATGGACGAAGATGGTCGTCTGACTGGAGATAACTTTACGATCAAATATCACGATATGGCAGATGTTTTGGACTTTCTTGTACTCCGGCAAACTTTCGAAACCGCCTTAGCGCGCAGTTGGTACGAGGGTGATCGTTTCCGCTGTATGATTGACGATGGTTGGTGGATGGGACAAATCCAATCTATGGGACCGCTTGATGAAAGCTTCCCAGAATCTTTCTTCATGTGTTTTCGTGTCAGATGGGATAACGGTGAATTCGAACGTATGAGCCCTTGGGATCTTGAGCCCATCGATGAAGAAA GACTTCCAGCAGAAATTGGAGGTGCGGTTCCCGTACTTGCCGAAGAGATTGAAGCAACGCTTTACCAACCTCATGCAGAAGAATGGCCAATGGGAGATAGGGAAGCAACCTGTCGTAGGATCATTCGAGGTCTTGATCAAGTAATGACGCTTGCCATTGCGGAGCCATTCGTTGCTCCCGTAGATTTGGATATTTATCCTGCCTATGCCTTCGTCGTTGAATATCCTATAGACTTGTCTACGATCAAAGCACGATTCGAGAATCATTTTTATCGGCGGATTACATCCGCTCAATTCGATGTGAGATACTTAGCGACGAATGCAGAACAATTCAATGAACCTCACAGCCAAATCGTCAAGCAAGCGAGGATAGTGACAGATTTGTGCCTGAGAATAATTAA AGACATGTCGGAAGTTGATGTCCCAGCTGTTTATCATCAGTTAGTTGATACTTATCAATCGTCCGATTCCGATGGGGATACAGTTGACAAAAATAAACCTTCCACTAGTGGTCAGCAACCTTCGTCTAGTAGAAATTTACGATCTCAAGAAACTATTCATGACTGGAAATTAGCCTGTAGGCAATTACTGGAGAGCCTATGGCAGTGTGAAGATTCTATACCGTTCAG AGAGCCAGTCGATAGGCTAGAGCATCCGgattattatcaaataattgaCACTCCGATGGATTTACGTACTGTTAAAGAAGACCTGCTTGGCGGAAACTATGAAACCCCTCtagaattttccaaagataTGAAGCTGATATTCACAAATAGTAAAAACTATAATACCAATAAACGTTCAAGG ATATATTCAATGACAGTAAGATTGTCAGCTATGTTTGATGAGCACATGCGAAGAATTGTTTACAACTGGAAATCGGCTAGAAGAcgcaatgaaataaataatgcaaacgccagaggaaagagaaagactGGAACCCGTTTAACAAATGGAGCTG GCCCTTCAAGGGTACGGCCACCGACTAGTGctgacgaagaagaggaagatgTAAATGTTGATAATATCGACGAAAGCGATAAAGAACACACACCAAAATCTAATAGATCATCTCAGAATGTAGACGGACCTG GTCCTTCTCGGCTGGCTAATGGTCACAGTTCTCGTGGTGGCGGTGCATCACGTCCAAAGATTAGACTAAGGATTTCTAGAAAAACTCcaatgaaaaacaaacgtAACAGTGACAGCGATCAAAGTGATACAGAAGCATCGATAGAAAGTGAAAGTAGCGATAGTGCTCCAATGAGAAAAACTCGGGGGGCAAGAAGGACGGTGGGTAATAATGAGGCAAGTGATAGTGATTCAGGTGATAGTTATAAGCCAGGCGGTCGTGGTAAACAAACTCGAAAAAATAGAGCGAAGAATGGCAAGTCTAGTCGGCAGAATAAACCAAAACCAAAACCATTCGTAGTAGCGGATGATGAAGAAGACgatgatgaagaaaatcaatttttcgagcccGGAAGTACAGAGGATGAAAGTGAGGCTGAAGAGGTTGTGAAGAGAAGTTCTAAGAGACAATTAAGAAAGATTCCACCTGCTCAAGAATCCAGCAGGcagcaattgaaaaataatgtagCTCaagatgatgacgatgaagatgaagaagaaagtgatgatgaaaaaagcaaagcTGAGGAAAGTGACGATGACTCAGATCGTAAAGAAATTCGCCGACCATCAGTTGCTCAGCGTTTGGGCATTGTTGAGGAAAGTGATAGCGAAGATTCTGATACTCCATTCAAATCTTCTAGAACtaaaagaaatgaacgagTGTCTAGAGATTCTGATAGCCAAGATGCTATACCTCAATCACGTAGATCTGTAAAACGTCCTCGTTATAATGTAGATAGTGATGAAAGTAATTCTGTACCTGTGAGAAATCgcagaaaaatcaaacgacgaTATTATAACGAAGACAGCGACGAAAGTGTACCAGCGGAACCTGCCATTAGTATCAGTAGCAGAggaagagtaagaaaaatgaCTGCACGAGCTAGGGCATTTCTTCTTGAGTCACCCTAG
- the LOC105690504 gene encoding PH-interacting protein isoform X1, whose amino-acid sequence MEGQRSRNESVIAPELYFLIAKFLDSGPCQESAKLLKRELERTKILPQRIDWEGNSHSQTFEELGRQYSHIGPQHLLQICARIGPVLEKEVPPCIPGAISLLGAGRQSLLRTREDLARQVFGILAYSIRRGGQPIIDTPGLTRCYNIVRVLQGRENSGPLIRRQALPTRFYSKMQLYRHTLGHLSAVYCVLYDRTGKYIMTGADDLLVKVWSAIDGRLLATFRGASSEIMDIAVNFNNTLLAAGSLDRILRVWCFQTMSPVAVLSGHSGMITSVNFCPILCNGVNYLVSTSTDGSVAFWPHTKNGNERAVFQSKPIQYHEKMRPGQAQMICASFSPGGAFMAAGSADHNVRVYAMLGDEGPRRVLEVEAHTDTVDSIQWAHYGLRFISGSKDGTANVWHFEQQQWVNRRLLMTTKLPGEPEVDDDTNKKAKVTMVSWDVTDEWVITAVNDSSLKVWDSKTGELRQVLKGHRDEVFVLESHPLDPRVLLSAGHDGQLIIWDILSTEPVATFQNFIEGQGHGAVFDAKWAPDGTMLAATDSHGHLLLYGFGSGVEKRKIVPKELFFHTDYRPLIRDSNHYVLDEQTQTAPHLMPPPFLVDVDGNPYPPALQRLVPGRENCRGEQLVPNIAVGAGGMQEVIEGLPGFEPRSNIDRLIEALAQRQNINAEGENVGEDENQGEPPLRHMASPRGSRSGLRRAGDVEGVRQSSGNWQRDNTTPWNKPILAKPISAGVLNTLTKTLNASAEMELEHWRREMRRRPAATNPTEGLSGVRGPLGNRRKNRGTRHGYRTRAARGEDREDDEFEQNPDNVDVTGSSASSNSNDSSAHEEDMCSDTSSSESSSEYSDWIADHGVNLEPPKRSKRRPVKKRSVTPPSESDRRRSQRPRKKIIPVPNVIGEVPEAFRPPEWLSAIIPRKAPYYPQMGDEIVYFRQGHQFYIDAVRKKKVYELSPRCEPWSKMNIRAQEFVKVVGIKYEIRPPRLCCLKLAVMDEDGRLTGDNFTIKYHDMADVLDFLVLRQTFETALARSWYEGDRFRCMIDDGWWMGQIQSMGPLDESFPESFFMCFRVRWDNGEFERMSPWDLEPIDEERLPAEIGGAVPVLAEEIEATLYQPHAEEWPMGDREATCRRIIRGLDQVMTLAIAEPFVAPVDLDIYPAYAFVVEYPIDLSTIKARFENHFYRRITSAQFDVRYLATNAEQFNEPHSQIVKQARIVTDLCLRIIKDMSEVDVPAVYHQLVDTYQSSDSDGDTVDKNKPSTSGQQPSSSRNLRSQETIHDWKLACRQLLESLWQCEDSIPFREPVDRLEHPDYYQIIDTPMDLRTVKEDLLGGNYETPLEFSKDMKLIFTNSKNYNTNKRSRTQILIYSMTVRLSAMFDEHMRRIVYNWKSARRRNEINNANARGKRKTGTRLTNGAGPSRVRPPTSADEEEEDVNVDNIDESDKEHTPKSNRSSQNVDGPGPSRLANGHSSRGGGASRPKIRLRISRKTPMKNKRNSDSDQSDTEASIESESSDSAPMRKTRGARRTVGNNEASDSDSGDSYKPGGRGKQTRKNRAKNGKSSRQNKPKPKPFVVADDEEDDDEENQFFEPGSTEDESEAEEVVKRSSKRQLRKIPPAQESSRQQLKNNVAQDDDDEDEEESDDEKSKAEESDDDSDRKEIRRPSVAQRLGIVEESDSEDSDTPFKSSRTKRNERVSRDSDSQDAIPQSRRSVKRPRYNVDSDESNSVPVRNRRKIKRRYYNEDSDESVPAEPAISISSRGRVRKMTARARAFLLESP is encoded by the exons atGGAGGGACAAAGGTCGAGGAACGAGTCAGTTATTGCTCCAG AGTTGTATTTCCTAATCGCCAAGTTTCTTGATTCTGGACCGTGCCAGGAATCTGCCAAA ctACTGAAACGTGAATTAGAACGAACTAAG ATTTTACCGCAAAGAATCGACTGGGAAGGAAATTCACATAGTCAAACATTCGAGGAATTG GGACGTCAATATTCGCATATAGGTCCGCAACATTTACTTCAAATATGTGCTCGTATCGGTCCAGTACTCGAAAAAGAAGTGCCTCCATGTATACCAGGAGCTATATCCCTGCTTGGAGCAGGTCGTCAGTCCTTGCTCAGAACAAGAGAAG atCTTGCGCGCCAAGTATTTGGGATTTTGGCTTATTCCATAAGACGAGGAGGCCAACCAATTATAGATACACCTGGACTTACAAGATGTTACAATATTG TTCGTGTACTacaaggaagagaaaattcagGTCCACTAATTAGGCGTCAAGCATTGCCTACTAGATTTTATAGCAAAATGCAGCTGTACAGACATACACTCGGACATTTATCGGCAGTATATTGTGTACTCTATGATCGTACTGGCAAGTATATTATGACTGGAGCTGACGACTTGCTTGTTAAAGTATGGAGCGCAATAGATGGTCGGCTTCTCGCAACTTTTAGAGGTGCTTCTTCGGAAATAATGGACATTGCTGTTAATTTTAACAATACCCTTCTGGCTGCTGGGAGCTTGGACCGAATCTTGAGAGTTTGGTGCTTTCAGACAATGTCTCCA GTTGCTGTGTTGTCAGGACATTCCGGTATGATAACATCCGTTAATTTCTGTCCCATATTATGTAACGGCGTGAATTATCTTGTATCTACAAGTACTGATGGTTCGGTGGCCTTTTGGCCTCATACTAAAAACGGCAATGAACGAGCTGTGTTTCA ATCAAAACCTATTCAGTATCATGAAAAAATGAGGCCTGGTCAAGCACAGATGATATGTGCGTCATTTAGTCCTGGTGGAGCCTTCATGGCAGCAGGATCTGCAGATCATAATGTGCGTGTATATGCTATGCTGGGGGATGAAGGTCCACGCAGAGTACTTGAAGTAGAGGCACACACGGATACAGTCGATAGTATTCAATGGGCTCATTACGGTCTTAGATTTATATCGGGATCAAAAGACGGCACAGCTAATGTTTGGCACTTTGAGCAACAACAATGGGTCAACCGACGGCTTCTTATGACAACCAAACTACCTGG agAACCAGAGGTAGATGACGATACAAACAAGAAAGCTAAAGTAACAATGGTCAGTTGGGACGTCACCGATGAGTGGGTGATTACGGCAGTGAATGACAGTTCGCTAAAAGTATGGGATTCAAAGACTGGAGAGCTTAGGCAAGTCTTGAAAGGTCATCGTGATGAAGTGTTTGTATTGGAATCTCATCCATTGGATCCAAGAGTGTTATTAAGCGCTGGTCACGACGGACAGTTAATTATATGGGACATCTTGAGCACTGAGCCTGTGGCTACTTtccaaaatttcattgaagGTCAAGGTCATGGAGCagtttttgatgcaaaatGGGCACCTGATGGAACGATGCTTGCAGCCACAGACTCTCATGGTCACCTCCTTCTTTACGGGTTTGGCTCAGGCGTTGAGAAACGAAAGATTGTTccaaaagaattatttttccatacggATTATCGCCCACTTATCAGAGATTCGAATCATTATGTTTTGGACGAACAAACTCAAACAGCACCTCATTTAATGCCGCCACCATTCCTCGTTGACGTTGATGGTAATCCCTATCCCCCGGCATTACAGCGACTAGTCCCGGGTAGGGAAAATTGTAGAGGAGAACAATTAGTTCCCAACATAGCAGTTGGTGCTGGAG GCATGCAGGAAGTTATCGAAGGTTTACCAGGATTCGAACCACGATCGAATATTGACAGGCTAATAGAAGCTCTTGCACAAAGACAAAATATTAATGCTGAGGGAGAAAATGTAGGGGAAGATGAAAATCAAGGTGAACCACCTCTTCGACATATGGCTAGTCCACGAGGTAGTAGATCTGGGTTGCGCCGAGCAGGTGATGTAGAAGGAGTACGGCAAAGCAGTGGAAACTGGCAGAGAGACAATACAACACCTTGGAATAAACCAATTCTTGCCAAACCAATCAGTGCTGGTGTTCTCAATACTCTTACCAAAACACT CAACGCTTCAGCAGAGATGGAACTTGAGCATTGGAGACGCGAGATGAGACGTAGACCAGCAGCAACAAATCCTACGGAAGGATTGAGTGGAGTACGTGGTCCTTTGGGTAATCGTAGAAAAAATAGGGGTACCCGTCATGGCTACAGGACAAGAGCTGCCAGAGGAGAAGATCGAGAAGATGACGAATTCGAG CAGAACCCAGACAATGTAGATGTCACAGGCAGTTCAGCAAGTAGTAATAGTAATGACTCATCAGCTCACGAAGAAGACATGTGCTCGGATACGTCTAGTTCTGAATCTAGTAGCGAATATTCTGATTGGATTGCTGATCATGGTGTGAATCTTGAGCCCCCAAAGCGGAGTAAAAGACGACCTGTTAAAAAACGATCTGTAACCCCGCCGAGTGAGTCTGATAGAAGACGTAGCCAACGACCTAGAAAGAAG ATAATACCAGTACCTAATGTAATCGGTGAGGTACCCGAAGCATTCCGACCACCGGAATGGCTTTCCGCTATAATTCCGCGTAAGGCACCCTACTATCCTCAGATGGGAGATGAAATAGTATATTTTCGTCAAGGTCACCAGTTTTATATCGATGctgttagaaagaaaaaagtttacgAGCTTAGTCCACGGTGTGAACCATGGTCAAAGATGAATATAAGG GCACAGGAGTTTGTGAAAGTAGTCGgtataaaatacgaaataagACCTCCGCGACTATGCTGCTTAAAGTTGGCAGTGATGGACGAAGATGGTCGTCTGACTGGAGATAACTTTACGATCAAATATCACGATATGGCAGATGTTTTGGACTTTCTTGTACTCCGGCAAACTTTCGAAACCGCCTTAGCGCGCAGTTGGTACGAGGGTGATCGTTTCCGCTGTATGATTGACGATGGTTGGTGGATGGGACAAATCCAATCTATGGGACCGCTTGATGAAAGCTTCCCAGAATCTTTCTTCATGTGTTTTCGTGTCAGATGGGATAACGGTGAATTCGAACGTATGAGCCCTTGGGATCTTGAGCCCATCGATGAAGAAA GACTTCCAGCAGAAATTGGAGGTGCGGTTCCCGTACTTGCCGAAGAGATTGAAGCAACGCTTTACCAACCTCATGCAGAAGAATGGCCAATGGGAGATAGGGAAGCAACCTGTCGTAGGATCATTCGAGGTCTTGATCAAGTAATGACGCTTGCCATTGCGGAGCCATTCGTTGCTCCCGTAGATTTGGATATTTATCCTGCCTATGCCTTCGTCGTTGAATATCCTATAGACTTGTCTACGATCAAAGCACGATTCGAGAATCATTTTTATCGGCGGATTACATCCGCTCAATTCGATGTGAGATACTTAGCGACGAATGCAGAACAATTCAATGAACCTCACAGCCAAATCGTCAAGCAAGCGAGGATAGTGACAGATTTGTGCCTGAGAATAATTAA AGACATGTCGGAAGTTGATGTCCCAGCTGTTTATCATCAGTTAGTTGATACTTATCAATCGTCCGATTCCGATGGGGATACAGTTGACAAAAATAAACCTTCCACTAGTGGTCAGCAACCTTCGTCTAGTAGAAATTTACGATCTCAAGAAACTATTCATGACTGGAAATTAGCCTGTAGGCAATTACTGGAGAGCCTATGGCAGTGTGAAGATTCTATACCGTTCAG AGAGCCAGTCGATAGGCTAGAGCATCCGgattattatcaaataattgaCACTCCGATGGATTTACGTACTGTTAAAGAAGACCTGCTTGGCGGAAACTATGAAACCCCTCtagaattttccaaagataTGAAGCTGATATTCACAAATAGTAAAAACTATAATACCAATAAACGTTCAAGG ACACAGATTCTG ATATATTCAATGACAGTAAGATTGTCAGCTATGTTTGATGAGCACATGCGAAGAATTGTTTACAACTGGAAATCGGCTAGAAGAcgcaatgaaataaataatgcaaacgccagaggaaagagaaagactGGAACCCGTTTAACAAATGGAGCTG GCCCTTCAAGGGTACGGCCACCGACTAGTGctgacgaagaagaggaagatgTAAATGTTGATAATATCGACGAAAGCGATAAAGAACACACACCAAAATCTAATAGATCATCTCAGAATGTAGACGGACCTG GTCCTTCTCGGCTGGCTAATGGTCACAGTTCTCGTGGTGGCGGTGCATCACGTCCAAAGATTAGACTAAGGATTTCTAGAAAAACTCcaatgaaaaacaaacgtAACAGTGACAGCGATCAAAGTGATACAGAAGCATCGATAGAAAGTGAAAGTAGCGATAGTGCTCCAATGAGAAAAACTCGGGGGGCAAGAAGGACGGTGGGTAATAATGAGGCAAGTGATAGTGATTCAGGTGATAGTTATAAGCCAGGCGGTCGTGGTAAACAAACTCGAAAAAATAGAGCGAAGAATGGCAAGTCTAGTCGGCAGAATAAACCAAAACCAAAACCATTCGTAGTAGCGGATGATGAAGAAGACgatgatgaagaaaatcaatttttcgagcccGGAAGTACAGAGGATGAAAGTGAGGCTGAAGAGGTTGTGAAGAGAAGTTCTAAGAGACAATTAAGAAAGATTCCACCTGCTCAAGAATCCAGCAGGcagcaattgaaaaataatgtagCTCaagatgatgacgatgaagatgaagaagaaagtgatgatgaaaaaagcaaagcTGAGGAAAGTGACGATGACTCAGATCGTAAAGAAATTCGCCGACCATCAGTTGCTCAGCGTTTGGGCATTGTTGAGGAAAGTGATAGCGAAGATTCTGATACTCCATTCAAATCTTCTAGAACtaaaagaaatgaacgagTGTCTAGAGATTCTGATAGCCAAGATGCTATACCTCAATCACGTAGATCTGTAAAACGTCCTCGTTATAATGTAGATAGTGATGAAAGTAATTCTGTACCTGTGAGAAATCgcagaaaaatcaaacgacgaTATTATAACGAAGACAGCGACGAAAGTGTACCAGCGGAACCTGCCATTAGTATCAGTAGCAGAggaagagtaagaaaaatgaCTGCACGAGCTAGGGCATTTCTTCTTGAGTCACCCTAG